The Psychrobacillus sp. FSL K6-4046 DNA window AGGAGGAGTACAACATGAAATGGAAAAACTACCCACAAAATATTAAGGTCCGATTGATTACATCTTTTTTTAATAGGGCAGTTTCATCTGCTGTTATGCCTTTTATGGCATTGTTCTTTGCTCAAGAGATGAGTAAGGTCTGGGCTGGTTTATTTTTAATAGGTACAGTATGTGTAAGTTTTTTTATCAGTCTAATTGGAGGATATATTTCTGACCGCTTACCAAGAAAGGGTTTATTAGTAATTACATCTCTCTTAAGTGGGTGTATGTTCGTTTGCATGACCCTTAGCTTGCTACCTAAATCTAATATCATTTGGATGTTTGCAATCGCTTATACGCTATATATTATTACAAGCAGTTTAGGGAGGCCTGCAATGCATGCAATCATCATCGATTCTACTTCTCCTGATAATCGAAAAGAAGTATATGCGCTGGATTACTGGCTTACCAATTTGTCAATGGCTATAGGGGCTGCATTAGGGGGATTACTATATTTAAACCATCAGATTGAATTGTTTATGTTACTCTCTTTTACCTCTTTATGCCTTCCAATCGCATATAAAATTTGGTTGGTGGATGGACATAATAAGCTTTTAGAAAAGCAGCACAAAAACGTTTTTATTGATCTCATACATAATTATAAAATTGCCTTTCAAGATAAACCGTTCGTCCAGGTAGTCGTTGGATCCATGTTCATTTTTGCTGCCGAGTTTTCTTTAAACAGCTATATAGGTGTAAGGCTAGCGGAAACTTTTCAGTCGGTCCAAATAGGAGATTTCGAGCTTGCCGGAGTTAGAATGCTAAGTTTACTTAATATAGAAAACATGCTTTTAGTCGTTTGTTTGACTTTTTTTATCAACAAAATAACGGATCGTTTCAGCAATAAGCGTGTATTGCTAGTGGGGTTAGCATTATATAGTATTGGATACATAACGATAACATCTGCCAATACATGGTATATACTTATATTCTTTAATTTAATTGCTACGGTTGGTGAGTTGATATATTCACCTGTAAGAAATGCCGAGCAAGCAAATATGATACCCGCAGACAAAAGGGGATCTTACTCCGCATTTTCTAACTTCTCATTTAGCGGAGCAGACTTAATCGCTCGCTCCACGATTATTATCGGGGCATTTTTAGTACCG harbors:
- a CDS encoding MFS transporter produces the protein MKWKNYPQNIKVRLITSFFNRAVSSAVMPFMALFFAQEMSKVWAGLFLIGTVCVSFFISLIGGYISDRLPRKGLLVITSLLSGCMFVCMTLSLLPKSNIIWMFAIAYTLYIITSSLGRPAMHAIIIDSTSPDNRKEVYALDYWLTNLSMAIGAALGGLLYLNHQIELFMLLSFTSLCLPIAYKIWLVDGHNKLLEKQHKNVFIDLIHNYKIAFQDKPFVQVVVGSMFIFAAEFSLNSYIGVRLAETFQSVQIGDFELAGVRMLSLLNIENMLLVVCLTFFINKITDRFSNKRVLLVGLALYSIGYITITSANTWYILIFFNLIATVGELIYSPVRNAEQANMIPADKRGSYSAFSNFSFSGADLIARSTIIIGAFLVPTMMSVYIGIILMIGIGLLYTGLFMRKLTVVV